A genomic region of Streptomyces sp. R33 contains the following coding sequences:
- a CDS encoding MFS transporter, producing the protein MAELSRTTTGVPAGPAAQAAAAAPRGSGFWVVGAVLVLLMLSSSVPSALYVLYQERWGLSSGMITVVFALYAVTVLAGLLLFGSLSDTLGRRPVLGVGLVLAMVSMGMFAGARGLGLLLAARAVQGLAVGLATGAMGAALLELTPRSRPALGAQVNSAGPTVGIGLGGIGAGLLVQYAPAPTVLSYLLLVAAFAVTLVGVVRMRESAPGTRSGGRMRISARRIHVPAAVRGRFAILVLTIVAVWSVGGFYLSLGPHLALSLLQSSNYLVGGATVALLAGAATAAQLLLGRTEALRTAVLGLCGLLAGLGLVLLALGLGSAPVFLVATAVLGSGWGAAFLGSFRALSALAEPAHRGELTAAVYVFAYLAMSVPAVLAGMLTNIHGLHRTSVGFMAAVAGVCALALFVTLRLAARTRAEGSTT; encoded by the coding sequence GTGGCCGAATTGTCCAGGACGACCACGGGGGTACCGGCGGGTCCGGCCGCCCAGGCGGCGGCCGCGGCACCCAGAGGCTCCGGCTTCTGGGTGGTCGGGGCCGTCCTCGTCCTGCTGATGCTCTCCTCGTCCGTACCCTCCGCCCTCTACGTGCTCTACCAGGAGAGATGGGGGCTGTCCTCCGGCATGATCACGGTGGTCTTCGCGCTGTACGCGGTCACCGTGCTGGCCGGGCTCCTGCTGTTCGGGTCCCTCTCGGACACCCTGGGCCGGCGCCCCGTGCTGGGCGTCGGCCTGGTCCTGGCGATGGTCTCCATGGGGATGTTCGCCGGGGCCCGGGGGCTCGGGCTGCTGCTGGCCGCCCGCGCCGTGCAGGGCCTCGCGGTGGGCCTGGCCACCGGGGCGATGGGCGCGGCCCTGCTCGAACTCACCCCGCGCTCGAGGCCGGCGCTCGGCGCCCAGGTCAACAGCGCGGGGCCGACGGTGGGGATCGGGCTCGGCGGGATCGGGGCCGGGCTGCTCGTCCAGTACGCACCCGCCCCGACCGTGCTCAGCTACCTGCTGCTGGTCGCCGCTTTCGCGGTCACGCTGGTGGGGGTGGTCCGGATGCGTGAGAGCGCTCCCGGCACCCGCTCCGGGGGCCGGATGCGGATCAGCGCACGCCGGATCCACGTCCCGGCCGCCGTACGGGGCCGGTTCGCGATCCTCGTCCTGACCATCGTCGCCGTCTGGTCGGTCGGCGGCTTCTACCTCTCCCTCGGGCCGCACCTGGCCCTGTCCCTGCTGCAGAGCAGCAACTACCTCGTCGGCGGGGCCACCGTGGCCCTGCTCGCGGGCGCCGCCACCGCGGCGCAGCTGCTGCTGGGCCGTACCGAGGCCCTGCGCACCGCCGTCCTGGGCCTGTGCGGGCTGTTGGCCGGGCTCGGCCTCGTGCTGCTCGCACTGGGCCTCGGCTCGGCCCCCGTGTTCCTCGTGGCCACGGCCGTGCTCGGCAGCGGCTGGGGCGCGGCGTTCCTCGGCTCGTTCCGGGCGCTGAGCGCGCTGGCCGAGCCGGCGCACCGCGGCGAACTGACCGCCGCCGTCTACGTTTTCGCGTACCTCGCGATGAGCGTGCCGGCCGTGCTCGCCGGAATGCTCACCAACATCCACGGACTGCACCGCACCTCGGTCGGATTCATGGCCGCCGTCGCCGGGGTGTGCGCGCTGGCCCTGTTCGTCACGCTGCGGCTCGCCGCCCGCACCCGGGCCGAAGGGAGCACCACATGA
- a CDS encoding GuaB1 family IMP dehydrogenase-related protein, which produces MRFLNDQKPPYDLTYDDVFMVPSRSAVGSRQGVDLSSPDGTGTTIPLVVANMTAIAGRRMAETVARRGGIVVIPQDIPIEVVTDVISWVKTRHLVLDTPITLAPTQTVADALSLLPKRAHGAGVVVDADGRPVGVVTDHDLTGVDRFTQLSEVMSKELLLIDADIDPREAFNKLDAGHRKLAPAVDEDGKLVGLLTRKGALRATLYTPATDANGKLRIAAAVGINGDFVQKAKQLLDAGVDTLVIDTAHGHQESMINAIKAVRALDPQVPIVAGNIVAAEGVKDLIDAGADIIKVGVGPGAMCTTRMMTGVGRPQFSAVLECAAEAKKYGKHVWADGGVRHPRDVAMALAAGAANVMIGSWFAGTYESPGDLQQSADGRLYKESFGMASARAVQNRTSEESAYDRARKGLFEEGISTSRMFLDPARPGVEDLIDSIIAGVRSSCTYAGAGSLAEFEEKAVVGVQSAAGYAEGKPLHASWS; this is translated from the coding sequence GTGCGTTTCCTCAATGACCAGAAGCCGCCGTACGACCTGACGTACGACGACGTATTCATGGTGCCGAGCCGCTCCGCGGTCGGTTCCCGCCAGGGCGTGGACCTCTCCTCGCCCGACGGCACCGGCACCACCATTCCGCTCGTGGTCGCGAACATGACCGCCATCGCGGGCCGCCGCATGGCCGAGACGGTCGCCCGCCGCGGCGGCATCGTGGTCATCCCGCAGGACATCCCGATCGAGGTCGTCACCGACGTCATCTCCTGGGTGAAGACCCGCCACCTCGTGCTCGACACCCCGATCACGCTGGCGCCCACCCAGACCGTCGCCGACGCGCTGTCCCTGCTGCCCAAGCGGGCCCACGGCGCCGGTGTCGTCGTCGACGCCGACGGCCGACCGGTCGGTGTCGTCACCGACCACGACCTGACCGGCGTGGACCGCTTCACCCAGCTCTCCGAGGTCATGTCGAAGGAGCTCCTGCTCATCGACGCCGACATCGACCCCCGCGAGGCGTTCAACAAGCTCGACGCCGGCCACCGCAAGCTGGCCCCGGCCGTCGACGAGGACGGCAAGCTGGTCGGCCTGCTGACCCGCAAGGGCGCGCTGCGCGCGACCCTGTACACCCCGGCGACCGACGCCAACGGAAAGCTGCGCATCGCGGCGGCCGTCGGCATCAACGGCGACTTCGTGCAGAAGGCCAAGCAGCTGCTCGACGCGGGCGTGGACACGCTCGTCATCGACACGGCCCACGGCCACCAGGAGTCGATGATCAACGCGATCAAGGCCGTGCGCGCGCTGGACCCGCAGGTCCCGATCGTGGCCGGCAACATCGTGGCCGCCGAGGGCGTCAAGGACCTCATCGACGCCGGCGCCGACATCATCAAGGTCGGTGTGGGCCCCGGCGCCATGTGCACCACCCGCATGATGACCGGCGTGGGCCGCCCGCAGTTCTCCGCGGTGCTGGAGTGCGCGGCGGAGGCGAAGAAGTACGGCAAGCACGTGTGGGCCGACGGCGGAGTCCGCCACCCGCGCGACGTGGCGATGGCGCTGGCCGCCGGCGCCGCGAACGTGATGATCGGCTCCTGGTTCGCCGGGACGTACGAGTCCCCGGGCGACCTGCAGCAGAGCGCCGACGGCCGGCTCTACAAGGAGTCGTTCGGCATGGCGTCGGCGCGTGCCGTGCAGAACCGCACGTCGGAGGAGTCGGCGTACGACCGGGCGCGCAAGGGCCTGTTCGAGGAGGGCATCTCCACCTCGCGGATGTTCCTGGACCCGGCCCGCCCGGGCGTCGAGGACCTGATCGACTCGATCATCGCGGGTGTGCGCTCCTCCTGCACCTACGCCGGTGCGGGCTCCCTCGCCGAGTTCGAGGAGAAGGCCGTGGTCGGCGTCCAGTCGGCGGCGGGCTACGCCGAGGGCAAGCCGCTGCACGCCAGCTGGAGCTAG
- a CDS encoding TMEM175 family protein, protein MERETGRVEAFSDGVFAIVITILVLELKVPEETGSDFWHGVWEQWPHYAAYVVSFLIIGVMWVNHHTIFSHLKRVDRPLLFLNLMVLMVVSVIPYTTTVLAEHLVEEGGSANAAAILYSSVTVVYALAFLAFWWYVTRVGHLFHERVDRDGARATRVRFGLGAVAYPLTVLLSFFSAPLTLVAHFLIALYYAANQIPIPLVVEEERLESASDLRK, encoded by the coding sequence ATGGAACGCGAAACCGGACGTGTCGAGGCATTCAGTGACGGGGTATTCGCCATCGTCATCACGATTCTCGTTCTGGAACTGAAAGTTCCGGAAGAAACGGGATCTGACTTCTGGCACGGCGTGTGGGAACAGTGGCCGCACTACGCCGCATACGTGGTGAGTTTCCTCATCATCGGCGTGATGTGGGTGAACCACCACACCATCTTCAGTCACCTCAAGCGGGTGGACAGGCCGCTGTTGTTCCTGAATCTCATGGTGCTGATGGTGGTGTCGGTGATTCCGTACACCACCACCGTGCTCGCCGAGCACCTCGTCGAGGAAGGCGGCTCCGCCAACGCCGCCGCGATCCTCTACAGTTCGGTCACCGTCGTCTACGCGCTGGCGTTCCTGGCCTTCTGGTGGTACGTCACCCGCGTCGGCCACTTGTTCCACGAACGGGTGGACAGGGACGGTGCCCGGGCCACCCGCGTCCGCTTCGGCCTCGGCGCCGTGGCCTACCCCCTGACGGTTCTCCTGTCCTTCTTCTCCGCACCGCTCACTCTCGTCGCACACTTCCTGATCGCGCTCTACTATGCGGCGAACCAGATCCCCATCCCCCTCGTGGTAGAGGAAGAGCGGCTCGAATCTGCCAGCGACCTCAGGAAGTAG
- a CDS encoding IS701 family transposase, with protein sequence MARVVLPEDSTKEISELIDVLISLFFESLPRRDQRNWARVYLNGLVRTSGKKTIRNIAGTGASSVEQSLQQFISKSPWDWTPVRRSLAQYLERTAQRPLAWVVQPMVIEKAGDRSVGVGRQFVPQLGRTANCQQASGIWLASSEASFPVEWTLTLPGPWTSELLRRRRAGIPDTARSLTPAQDAVHAVQRMAASWQLQRRPVVMEVANTDIPQSIESFALQDIPFVFKVDGSLPVSFGGAGRHKPGPHTAPARELIDSLRSQRRVVEWTRHGRGEGAVTLLTSAAILATPGEDRSAPLSPTPLLLVGAWTEAALLPSEFWITNIGDRPLAQLFLLAKLTDRVSLDFTETCEPVGIRDFEGRSFRGWHHHATLASVAHASMLLGARGRIPDGFPGGHARPPLGGTPGPVSRTGTSSPVARTGPPPVLPPRPLIPGQSARREYIR encoded by the coding sequence ATGGCTCGCGTAGTCCTTCCGGAGGATTCCACGAAGGAAATCTCCGAATTGATCGACGTCCTGATCTCTCTTTTCTTCGAGTCGTTACCCCGGCGGGACCAGCGAAACTGGGCCCGCGTTTATCTCAACGGGCTGGTACGGACCAGTGGGAAGAAAACAATCCGTAACATCGCCGGAACAGGCGCCAGTTCCGTCGAGCAGAGCCTCCAGCAGTTCATCAGCAAGTCACCCTGGGACTGGACCCCCGTACGCCGCTCCCTCGCCCAGTACCTCGAACGCACCGCCCAGCGCCCGCTGGCCTGGGTGGTCCAGCCCATGGTCATAGAGAAGGCCGGCGACCGCTCGGTGGGCGTGGGCCGCCAGTTCGTCCCCCAGCTCGGCCGTACCGCCAACTGCCAGCAGGCCAGCGGCATCTGGCTCGCCTCCAGCGAGGCCAGCTTCCCCGTCGAATGGACCCTCACCCTCCCCGGGCCCTGGACGAGCGAGCTGCTGCGCCGCCGGCGGGCCGGCATCCCCGACACCGCACGCTCGCTCACCCCCGCCCAGGACGCCGTACACGCCGTCCAGCGGATGGCCGCCAGCTGGCAACTCCAGCGCCGGCCCGTGGTGATGGAGGTCGCCAACACCGACATCCCGCAGAGCATCGAGTCCTTCGCCCTGCAGGACATCCCTTTCGTCTTCAAGGTCGACGGCTCGCTGCCCGTCTCGTTCGGTGGCGCCGGCCGGCACAAACCGGGGCCGCACACCGCCCCCGCCCGCGAACTCATCGACTCCCTGCGCTCCCAGCGGCGCGTCGTCGAATGGACCCGGCACGGCCGCGGCGAAGGAGCAGTGACCCTGCTGACCTCGGCCGCCATCCTCGCGACCCCCGGCGAGGACCGGTCCGCACCGCTGTCGCCCACCCCGCTCCTGCTCGTCGGCGCCTGGACCGAAGCCGCCCTGCTGCCCTCCGAGTTCTGGATCACCAACATCGGAGACAGGCCGCTGGCCCAGCTCTTCCTCCTCGCCAAACTCACCGACCGGGTATCCCTCGATTTCACCGAGACCTGCGAACCCGTAGGCATCCGTGATTTCGAGGGCCGCTCCTTCCGTGGCTGGCACCACCACGCCACGCTCGCGAGTGTCGCCCACGCGTCGATGCTGCTCGGTGCACGCGGCAGGATCCCCGACGGCTTCCCCGGGGGGCATGCACGGCCCCCGCTCGGCGGGACGCCCGGTCCCGTGTCCCGCACCGGGACAAGCAGCCCCGTGGCGCGCACCGGCCCGCCGCCGGTGCTGCCGCCGCGGCCGCTGATCCCCGGCCAGAGCGCGAGACGCGAGTACATCCGCTGA
- a CDS encoding sigma-70 family RNA polymerase sigma factor, with protein MASTLRRRTDAHALARLHSEHGKALYGFLLGLTFGDRHRAEDLLQETLFRAWKHPEALESDHASMRPWLYTVGRRLAIDARRARQVRPAEVGPDALDTHMPVADDRTEQAVAVLDVRDALRSLSPEHRAVLVQIYFRGQSVCEAAEALGVPAGTVKSRTYYALRALREAMPGYGPGPRTGSGPVRRAAA; from the coding sequence GTGGCCAGTACCCTCCGCCGCCGCACCGACGCGCACGCCCTCGCGCGACTGCACAGCGAGCACGGCAAAGCCCTCTACGGCTTCCTCCTCGGTCTCACCTTCGGCGACCGGCACCGCGCCGAGGACCTCCTCCAGGAGACCCTCTTCCGCGCCTGGAAGCACCCCGAGGCGCTGGAGAGCGACCACGCGTCCATGCGGCCCTGGCTCTACACCGTCGGCCGGCGCCTCGCCATCGACGCCCGGCGGGCCCGCCAGGTCCGGCCCGCCGAGGTCGGGCCGGACGCCCTGGACACCCACATGCCGGTAGCCGACGACCGCACCGAGCAGGCCGTCGCCGTCCTCGACGTCCGCGACGCGCTGAGATCACTCAGCCCCGAGCACCGCGCGGTGCTCGTGCAGATCTACTTCCGCGGGCAGTCGGTGTGCGAGGCCGCCGAGGCGCTCGGGGTTCCCGCCGGGACCGTCAAGTCGCGTACCTACTACGCCCTGCGCGCCCTCCGGGAGGCCATGCCCGGCTACGGTCCCGGCCCCCGTACCGGCTCCGGGCCCGTGCGCCGCGCCGCCGCCTGA
- a CDS encoding XdhC family protein encodes MLDIAEELRAWCTAHREFALATVVAVSGSAPRGPGASLAVDAGGTALGSLSGGCVESAVHELCLDAIASGEGGVHRFGYSDDDAFAVGLTCGGVLDVLVTPVRGHDLVRPVLGSVLEAAAAGARAALARVVSGPQPQLGRALAVHPDGSYEGCLGGEPALDRAAAGYVRDLLLAGRTGTAELGTAGGLCGQPLTLLVESAAEPPRLIVYGAIDFAAALARIGAFLGHRVTVCDARPVFATPARFPGADEVVVDWPHRHLAAEWEAGRLDSRTAVCVLTHDAKFDVPLLALALRLPLGYVGAMGSRRTHAEREQRLREEGVPQAALARLRSPIGLDLGGATPEETALSIAAEFTAVRYGGSVAPLARRRGPVHGRTRLASGTKVP; translated from the coding sequence ATGCTCGACATCGCCGAGGAACTCCGCGCGTGGTGCACCGCGCACCGCGAATTCGCCCTGGCCACCGTGGTCGCCGTCAGCGGGAGCGCGCCGCGCGGCCCGGGCGCCTCGCTGGCCGTCGACGCCGGCGGCACCGCGCTCGGCTCCCTTTCCGGGGGCTGCGTGGAATCCGCCGTGCACGAGCTGTGCCTCGACGCGATCGCCTCCGGCGAAGGCGGCGTGCACCGCTTCGGGTACAGCGACGACGACGCCTTCGCCGTCGGCCTGACCTGCGGGGGAGTCCTGGACGTGCTCGTCACCCCGGTGCGCGGGCACGACCTGGTGCGGCCCGTCCTCGGCTCCGTGCTCGAGGCCGCCGCAGCAGGGGCCCGGGCCGCGCTCGCCCGGGTGGTCTCCGGCCCGCAGCCGCAGCTCGGCCGGGCCCTCGCCGTCCACCCCGACGGATCCTACGAGGGCTGCCTGGGCGGGGAGCCGGCCCTGGACCGGGCCGCCGCCGGGTACGTACGGGACCTGCTGCTGGCCGGGCGCACCGGGACCGCCGAGCTCGGCACGGCGGGCGGGCTGTGCGGGCAGCCCCTCACCCTGCTGGTCGAATCCGCCGCCGAACCGCCCCGGCTGATCGTCTACGGGGCCATCGACTTCGCCGCCGCCCTGGCCCGGATCGGGGCCTTCCTGGGGCACCGGGTCACCGTCTGCGACGCCCGGCCCGTCTTCGCGACGCCGGCCCGCTTCCCCGGCGCCGACGAGGTGGTCGTGGACTGGCCGCACCGGCACCTGGCTGCGGAATGGGAGGCGGGCCGGCTGGACTCCCGTACGGCGGTCTGCGTCCTGACCCACGACGCCAAGTTCGACGTACCCCTGCTGGCCCTCGCCCTGCGGCTGCCGCTGGGCTACGTGGGGGCCATGGGCTCGCGGCGCACCCACGCCGAACGCGAGCAGCGGCTGCGCGAGGAGGGGGTGCCGCAGGCCGCGCTCGCCCGGCTGCGCTCGCCCATCGGGCTGGACCTGGGCGGAGCCACCCCCGAGGAGACGGCCCTGTCCATCGCCGCCGAGTTCACGGCGGTCCGGTACGGGGGGTCCGTCGCCCCCCTGGCCCGGCGCCGGGGCCCGGTGCACGGGCGCACCCGGCTCGCCTCCGGGACCAAGGTCCCGTAG
- a CDS encoding nuclear transport factor 2 family protein: MAKYDISKLHPVFVRQMEALAALDIEAVMKNYTDDAVLLRFEGVSVGIEAVRETFTGYLTVKPTLVELQEYIETEDTIFYRAIMNLNGEPEHAFGTLVVRDGRIWRQTAGFGG, translated from the coding sequence ATGGCCAAGTACGACATCTCCAAGCTGCACCCGGTGTTCGTCCGCCAGATGGAGGCCCTGGCCGCCCTGGACATCGAGGCGGTGATGAAGAACTACACCGACGACGCCGTCCTGCTGCGCTTCGAGGGAGTCTCGGTCGGGATCGAGGCCGTGCGCGAGACGTTCACGGGCTACCTGACGGTGAAGCCCACGCTGGTGGAACTCCAGGAGTACATCGAGACCGAGGACACGATCTTCTACCGCGCGATCATGAATCTGAACGGTGAACCGGAGCACGCGTTCGGGACACTTGTGGTCCGCGATGGCCGGATCTGGCGCCAGACCGCTGGTTTCGGCGGCTGA
- a CDS encoding ATP-binding protein, with product MKAADMSTAELRSALLALEIFAGLTEEQLDWLASVSEPRVLADGEVLFRDGEEATGFHVLLEGGLVVTKVVDGREEVLTRHSTEEGSAAAEEHDGKPSAAHRFTGELPLLTDGAYVATASASGPATTVVAYPKPVFFEMLTRCHGVAAVLIPVLAWRIKSSEVQARKRATVEALGTLAAGLAHELNNPAAAVARAAQELAPALEGLTRTAQAWGAAATGAERSVFDRLSEELDKLPPPVTTDPFAQADAEEEIADWAEEAGTERPGLLGSGISDLGLELGWLLERLEGVGETALPAALDHLAALLEIRSLAAELRAAGPRISQLVAATRDYANLDRAPEQRFAVADGIENTLVVLRAKLAGITIVREYEPGLPELTGYPSELNQVWTNLVDNAAEAMEGAGTLTLRVRAEGVCLVVEVADTGRGIPDDSLPRIFEPFYTTKDVGKGTGLGLHLSYRIVTQRHHGSITARSRPGETRMVVRLPLTTAAACAETPDQPTSTRSTTS from the coding sequence ATGAAGGCTGCCGACATGAGCACCGCCGAGCTGCGGTCGGCCCTGCTCGCCCTGGAGATCTTCGCCGGGCTCACCGAGGAGCAGCTGGACTGGCTGGCCTCCGTCTCCGAGCCCCGGGTGCTCGCCGACGGGGAGGTCCTCTTCCGCGACGGCGAGGAGGCCACCGGTTTCCACGTCCTGCTCGAGGGCGGGCTGGTCGTCACCAAGGTCGTCGACGGTCGGGAGGAGGTGCTCACCCGGCACTCCACCGAGGAGGGGAGCGCCGCCGCCGAGGAGCACGACGGAAAGCCCTCCGCCGCGCACCGCTTCACCGGCGAGCTGCCGCTGCTGACGGACGGCGCGTACGTGGCCACCGCCTCCGCGAGCGGGCCGGCGACCACCGTCGTCGCGTACCCGAAGCCGGTGTTCTTCGAGATGCTGACCCGCTGCCACGGCGTGGCGGCCGTCCTGATCCCGGTGCTGGCCTGGCGGATCAAGTCCTCCGAGGTGCAGGCCCGCAAGCGGGCCACCGTCGAGGCGCTCGGCACCCTGGCCGCAGGCCTCGCGCACGAGCTGAACAACCCGGCGGCCGCCGTGGCCCGGGCCGCCCAGGAGCTGGCACCGGCCCTGGAGGGGCTCACCCGGACCGCCCAGGCCTGGGGCGCCGCCGCGACGGGCGCGGAGCGCTCGGTCTTCGACCGGCTCTCCGAGGAGCTCGACAAGCTGCCGCCGCCGGTCACGACCGATCCGTTCGCCCAGGCAGACGCCGAGGAGGAGATCGCCGACTGGGCCGAGGAGGCGGGCACCGAACGGCCCGGACTGCTCGGCTCGGGGATCTCGGACCTCGGGCTGGAGCTGGGCTGGCTGCTGGAGCGGCTGGAAGGGGTCGGGGAGACGGCCCTGCCCGCGGCCCTGGACCACCTGGCGGCCCTGCTGGAGATCCGCTCGCTCGCCGCGGAACTGCGCGCCGCCGGTCCCAGGATCTCCCAACTGGTCGCCGCCACCCGGGATTACGCCAATCTCGACCGGGCGCCCGAGCAGCGTTTCGCGGTGGCCGACGGGATCGAGAACACGCTGGTCGTGCTGCGTGCCAAGCTCGCCGGCATCACCATCGTGCGTGAGTACGAGCCGGGCCTGCCCGAACTGACGGGCTACCCGAGCGAGTTGAACCAGGTGTGGACCAACCTGGTCGACAACGCGGCCGAGGCCATGGAGGGCGCCGGAACGCTCACCCTGCGGGTCCGCGCCGAAGGCGTCTGCCTCGTCGTGGAGGTCGCCGACACCGGGCGGGGAATCCCCGATGACTCGCTGCCGCGGATCTTCGAACCCTTCTACACGACCAAGGACGTGGGGAAGGGCACGGGCCTCGGACTGCACCTCAGCTACCGCATCGTGACCCAGCGCCACCACGGGTCGATCACCGCCCGCTCGCGTCCCGGCGAGACCCGGATGGTCGTACGGCTGCCGCTCACCACGGCCGCCGCCTGCGCCGAAACACCTGATCAACCCACCTCCACCCGCTCCACCACCAGTTGA